A segment of the Aedes albopictus strain Foshan unplaced genomic scaffold, AalbF5 HiC_scaffold_392, whole genome shotgun sequence genome:
ccacgagtaacacctaaaggtaggcaatggcttaaggaattgatagccgacttttaataaatcgtatattttactgaaaaatagcattttcataaaagtttcgtttattaaatccaactctagaatatcatattgaagtaatacagtaatttcgaacctcatattgtatctagtatttacgccaagcatgaatgtttgacaatgtatctcattgcgttacgaaacacagttatggaaaaattgatctaattcaatgtttatgaaattcaatttccataaattgcatgtcatttaatagctaaatgatagcagattactatataccattccatagcagaaactgattcaatgtaaaatgcttatttgaacatttcatgaggtgggtcaaggcgatcaatgttaccccgctgatcaatgataccccggattacggtatctatTTATCCACCAACGGTAGCTATTCTCTGTTCGTGTTATGATTTGATTCAACTGAGCTAAACTAAGAAAAAAGTTCTGCAAATAAAGTTGAATCTCGTATGTAGTGTATGCATTTGCACTATACTTTTCATTGCATTACCTTCGGAGAACTGCTTCAGATAATAGACTATTTACATTTGAAAGTCGATGGGTGTTTCTTCTGCGTGAAAATAATTATGGCCTTCCATCAAGCCCACTAACGTAGCTACATTGATTTTGTAAAGGATATTGATTGCATTTATATAGGATCACCTCTTTTAGAATGGCATTAGTCCATTCAATTGTTTTAACTGCGTTACACTTCAAAGATgagtttcctgaagaaacttcaacGATTTAGGATTTTTCAACATTCCTTCAAGGAACCCGCCGAATTTTACGCCCACCAAATAAAATTCCCCAACAAAGTATCGAAAATTTCCGGTCTGGATGTGTTCAGTGAAGATTTCCAGATACTAAATCCCAGAGTAACGTTCAGTGTCTCGCTTTTGATGTTCTACTTCTACATCAACATAGTATCGGCCTACGAAATGCGAGACAATACCGAAGATCTGATCAACAGTTTAACCACAATTGGAATCGCAATTCAGTCCGTGACGAAAATAGTCACgtttggagttttccggaaagatCTTGTTTGGCTGCACCAATATACGAAGACGCTCTACCGAGAGGAATGCAATCCGCGAACGAGAGATCTGCTAATGAACGATGTTTTCTTGCTGAGTGTGATTTTGAAAACGATGATTGTGGGATACGCCTTTACAAGCATTTCGCTAGATTTTGCCCCTGTGCTAGTTTTGACATATACGGGCCTAAAACTGTTACCATTTGGGTTCTACATTCCATTCCTCGATCAGTTTTCGTGGACAGGATATATGATCAATTATTTTGTTCAGATACTTTTGACGGTGTTCGTAACGTCCCAGGATATGGGCCCTGATTGTATCTACATGATCATATCGATGAATTCGTTCACGCAGATAAATCTGATTGTCGATTCGCTGAAGGAATTAAGTCGGCACATTGACGAGGGAGATTCCGACATGGATGACCAAATCATAAGCATCATCCAACGACATCAGGAACATCTGacgtaataataaaaaaaaacatcataaaagttgttttaaaatgACATCAACATAATTTCAGATACCTACGCACAGTTGAAACGGTTTTCTGTATGATGTACTTACTCAGCTTCATAAGTTTGTCGTCTGTTTTGATTCTATCGCTGTTTGCCGTAGTCACGGTAATAAATAAAGTGCTTCAGTTTGGTTTTTATATATAACAATGAATATACTTTTCAGCTTTCTTGGTACCAAGGAATTGTGTTTATTCTGTTTGTCAGCTATCAGTTATTTTTTGGATGCTTTCTAGGAACGATTCTGGAAATCAAGGTAAAATCCGGCGAAATGTATAACACTGATTTAAATTATCACTTTTCCATCCCGCAGAATGAAGAATTGCAGCGTGCAATTTACAACATCTCATGGTATAAACTGTCATTGAGCAATCAAAAATTACTTCGTTTTCTTCTACAATCAGCTCAAGAACCAGTTAAATTGACGCTCGTTTTTGCTCGATTGAACATGCCCACGTACTTGCAAGTGTACAAAACTATCTACAGTATTTTCACTATGCTTTTGACCGTTCGCGAGGAATAATACATGATACGATTATAAAAACGTTGATTAAAGAATGGTAGTAGCAAAAAATCCGCACCAACCACTGCGCCAATGAGGCGCACCTCACGTAGCTCCTGAGCAAGCTTCAATTAAAAAGTGTTACGAAAAATGAGATAGAAGTATGCGAAAATGATTTTCCAAATAAAATATTCTTCGCACACAATctactagcagtttttttttaacaattataAATCTACAAAATATGCTTTAGCAAACGGCCATAAACGTTTGAAAAGTTCatggaacaagtttagttatataTTAACGGAACAATCGATGGAAATGGAATTATGTTGAAAGCAAGCATGGAAAACAACggcaaaagaacgccaacaaacCGATGATTGGTCCAAATCAGTGATAGGCAATATACTGCAGGAAACTATTTTAGACTCTTACAAATGTTCTAAACattttccttgcctgaatttgtCACAGTTATGCTCTAGCTGTTTGTTCCGACCAGGGCATATGACCATCACCTGCAAAATCCGAGACACAGTCAATTGATTAAAGGCTAAAAGtttgacatacgtaatgcctgaagttcataggcacaatatgtgttgaaaaatggacaaattgagaggaaaaattgcgaaaaaatccacgtagttctggtgggatttgaacccacgtctccccaagttcgctagacagggcgcgttaaccaactccgccacag
Coding sequences within it:
- the LOC109399953 gene encoding putative odorant receptor 83c: MSFLKKLQRFRIFQHSFKEPAEFYAHQIKFPNKVSKISGLDVFSEDFQILNPRVTFSVSLLMFYFYINIVSAYEMRDNTEDLINSLTTIGIAIQSVTKIVTFGVFRKDLVWLHQYTKTLYREECNPRTRDLLMNDVFLLSVILKTMIVGYAFTSISLDFAPVLVLTYTGLKLLPFGFYIPFLDQFSWTGYMINYFVQILLTVFVTSQDMGPDCIYMIISMNSFTQINLIVDSLKELSRHIDEGDSDMDDQIISIIQRHQEHLTYLRTVETVFCMMYLLSFISLSSVLILSLFAVVTLSWYQGIVFILFVSYQLFFGCFLGTILEIKNEELQRAIYNISWYKLSLSNQKLLRFLLQSAQEPVKLTLVFARLNMPTYLQVYKTIYSIFTMLLTVREE